Sequence from the Malaciobacter pacificus genome:
TCAAATAGTTTTATCATACATTGGTATTCATAAACTTATGAGTTTTGTAGCACGTGCTGTTGTTGTTGGATTTGTTAATGCCTTAGCAATTTTAATTTTTATGGCACAATTACCTGAACTAACAAACGTAACATGGCATGTATATGCACTAACTGCAGTTGGTCTTGGGATTATCTATCTTTTCCCTTATGTTCCTAAAATTGGTAAACTTTTACCATCACCGCTTGTTACAATCGTAGTTTTAACAATCTTTGTTTATTTTGTAGGATGGGATGTTAGAAATGTTGGAGATATGGGAGAATTACCTGATACATTACCAGTGTTTTTATTACCTGATATCCCATTTAATTTAGAAACATTACAAATCATTTTTCCTTATGCATTTGCTTTAGCCATTGTTGGTTTACTTGAGTCTTTTATGACTGCAACAATTATTGATGATTTAACAGATACAAAAAGTAATAAACAAACAGAAGCAAGAGGTCAAGGTATTGCAAATGTTGCAACTGGTTTCTTAGGTGGTATGGCTGGATGTGCGATGATTGGGCAATCAATCATCAATATCAAATCAGGAGGTAGAGGAAGATTATCTACATTTATAGCTGGTTTCTTACTTCTAATCATGGTTGTATTCTTTGCAGATATTATTTCAATCATTCCTATGGCAGCACTTGTTGCAGTTATGATTATGGTTTCAATTGGTACATTTGATTGGGGAAGTATTAAAAACTTAAAAACACTTCCTGTTTCAACAAACATCGTAATGCTTGCAACAGTTGCTGTTACAGTTTATACTCATAACTTAGCACTTGGTGTAGTTACAGGTGTACTTTTAGCTTCACTATTCTTTGCAAATAAAATCTCTCACTTTATGTATGTTGAGAAAAGTTTTGATGAGCAAAGTGAAACTAGAACTTATAAATTTGTAGGTCAAGTATTCTTTAATAGTGCAGATAAATTCTACAATGAATTTGACTTTAAAGAAGTAGTAAATAAAGTAGTAATAGACCTTTCAAGGGCACACTTTTGGGATGTTTCAGCAGTTTATGCACTTGA
This genomic interval carries:
- a CDS encoding SulP family inorganic anion transporter, with amino-acid sequence MYQTMKREWFSNIRADFLSGLVVALALIPEAIAFSIIAGVDPKIGLYASFSMAVVIAFVGGRPGMISAATGAMALVMVTLIKEHGLQYLLAATLLTGVIQIVLSYIGIHKLMSFVARAVVVGFVNALAILIFMAQLPELTNVTWHVYALTAVGLGIIYLFPYVPKIGKLLPSPLVTIVVLTIFVYFVGWDVRNVGDMGELPDTLPVFLLPDIPFNLETLQIIFPYAFALAIVGLLESFMTATIIDDLTDTKSNKQTEARGQGIANVATGFLGGMAGCAMIGQSIINIKSGGRGRLSTFIAGFLLLIMVVFFADIISIIPMAALVAVMIMVSIGTFDWGSIKNLKTLPVSTNIVMLATVAVTVYTHNLALGVVTGVLLASLFFANKISHFMYVEKSFDEQSETRTYKFVGQVFFNSADKFYNEFDFKEVVNKVVIDLSRAHFWDVSAVYALDKAVIKLRREGTDVEVIGQNEASSTIIDRFGVHDKPEEIEKVMGGH